TTGCTGTATAAGTCTGTTCTTGAGGATTTTCAACATTGGGGTCAATTACACGGCTCCAAGATGCCAGCCCATCAGCAATGCCCAGAGCAAAATCGCGGCGACGAGTTTGTAGCAAAGAGCGATCCTCTGGACTGCTAAGAAACGCTACTTGCATCAATAAAGCCGGTAATGTTGTTTGCCGACAAAATGCTAAACGACCTAATCCACTCTCTGTATCTGGTTTGACTCCCCGATTTGGCAACTGGGGTACACGGCGCAACAACCCGACTAGCAGTAATCCAGCATTGCTTTTGCGCTCACTATTGTTAGCAATGTAAAAAACACTAGCTCCGCGCACAGAAGGAGTATTAGCCGCATCAGCCTGAATTTCTAAGGCGACATCACCCCTACGTCCACGAGAATTTATCCAGGCGATCGTTTGAGTAGCGCTCAAGTCATCGGGAACTGCCAAAACTTCAGAATTTCGCGCTCTCAGTTCCGTGACAATCAAATCCCGCAGCAGAATCATCTCTTGAGCTTCAGTTGTACCACCTGCGATCGCTCCTGGATCGATTCCTCCAGCTTCTTTGCCTCCGTGAGCAGCTGAAATAAAAATACGTCCCATCTTCAGTATTTCCTCTGATAAAATTAAGCGTAAGCAATTCTAGACATAATTGGTGGCTTAGCAACAAGAATATAATAGCTATCAGAAGTCATTTGTCATTTGTACTTTGTTATTTCTCCAAAGTTCATGCGAAATGGTCAAGGGAGACAAGGGTGAGGATAACTCATGACAAATGACCAATACTTCTTTACGAGAGGCTGCGCCCTAAGCGTAGCTATGCCGCAGGCTTTACGGCTTCTCTGCGAGACGCTACGCGAACCTCAGTACAAGTGACCAATACTTCGACTTCGCTCAGTACAAATGACAAAATATGCAAATCCCCCGCTTGCACCCAGACACAATTGAAGAAGTTAAACTCCGGGCTGACATTGTAGATGTCGTCTCTGAGTACGTAGTTTTACGCAAGCGCGGGAAAGATTTCGTTGGTTTATGTCCCTTCCATGATGAAAAATCTCCCAGCTTTACTGTCAGCCAAACCAAGCAAATGTACTATTGCTTCGGCTGTCAAGCTGGAGGCAATGCCATTAAGTTTGTCATGGAATTGGGAAAGCGCTCTTTTGCGGAAGTAGTGCTAGATTTAGCACGGCGTTACCAAGTGCCTGTGCAAACCCTGGAACCAGAACAAAGGCAAGAATTACAACGTCAATTGTCTTTGCGTGAGCAGTTATATGAAGTTCTCGCTTCAACAGCACAGTTTTATCAACACGCCCTGAGACAATCTCAAGGACAGAAGGCGATTGAGTATTTGCAATCTAACCGCCGACTCAAGGAAGAAACTATTCAACAGTTTGGCTTAGGTTATGCGCCCGCCAGTTGGGAAACACTGCATCGCTATTTGGTAGAAGATAAACACTACCCAGTGCAACTAGTAGAAAAAGCAGGGTTGATTAAAGCGCGTAAGGAAGGGGGCGGTTATTATGATGTGTTTCGCGATCGCCTCATGATTCCCATCCGCGATGTGCAAGGGCGCGTCATCGCTTTCGGGGGGAGAACTCTTACCGACGAACAACCCAAGTACTTAAATTCCCCAGAAACGGAACTTTTTAGTAAAGGGAAAACATTATTTGCCCTAGATCAAGCCAAATCTGGGATTTCTCAAGTTGATCAAGCAGTGGTAGTGGAGGGATATTTTGATGCGATCGCTCTCCATGCAGCTGGGATTAACAACACCGTCGCCTCACTCGGCACGGCATTAAGCTTGGAGCAAGTAAGGTTAGTATTACGGTATACTGAATCTAAACAATTGGTACTCAACTTTGACGCTGATAAAGCTGGGACAAATGCCGCAGAAAGAGCGATCGGTGAAATAGCGGAACTGGCATATAAAGGCGAAGTCCAGCTAAAGATTCTCAACCTCCCAGATGGCAAAGATGCTGATGAATATTTGCATAGCCACACAGCAGACAACTATCGCCAACTGTTAGAGAATGCCTCACTTTGGCTTGACTGGCAAATTCAGCAAATTACGAAAGACCGTGACTTAAAACAGGCTACTGATTTTCAGCAAGTAACTCAGCAATTAGTAAAATTACTAAAAAATATAGACAACAGCGATACCCTTAACTACTATATTTCTCGTTGTGCAGAAATACTTAGCTTAGGGGATACCAGACTTATACCTTTACGAGTAGAAAATCTGTTCACTCAAATTGCTCCGCCGGGGTCGCGAAACCTTGCGCCTGTGACAACAACACGGCTACGCAAGCAGCAAGCTTTAGCAGCCAAGCAATCTCTTGTAACTGGCGATCGCACTCTTTTAGAACAAGCAGAGGCTTTGTTGCTGCTAATTTATCTGCATTGTCCAGAACAACGCCAAGCAATTGTGAATGAACTTGAGGAACGAGACTTACAATTTAGTCTTTCGCACCACCGATTTTTGTGGCGACAGATTTTAGAATCTACTGGAGAGCAGGTAAATTTAGTCTCAACTATTCAAGACAGATATTTAGAGTTGTCTGAGGAATTGGGATTAGTGTCCCATTTGTTTCATCTGAATGAGAAAAGTAAGAAAGAAGTGCTTCGTACTCCCCAAGTAATTCAAGCTGCGATCGCTTGTATGGAAAGAGTATTACGAGAAAAACGCTATCGCCACTTCTTGGAACTTTGGCAGCAAACCGATTCAGAAGCTGAACCAGAGCGATATCAATCTTATTATCAAGCTTTATATGCTGAAAAACTGCGCCTTCAGGAACTAGACCGCTTGCGGCAATTTTCCATTACAGACTTACTCTAGGCTAGAGAGGCAGCATTTTCCTTAGCTCAATCTCTCCCTAGCCTTTTTGCAGAAATTTATAGAAAACAGGCTGGCTTGTTCTAGCAAAGTCACACTATTTTGGAAACTTAGCCTCTAAGCCTAATCAAGTATCCTGCTTTGGCTGATTACTTTGGGCTACTTCTATGACTTGCTCGATATCTAAATCTAAAGCCTCTGCTATCTGTTCTACAGTTGCACCTAAGCTCAACATAAAAGGTACTGCTTCTAACTTACCTTCAAGCTTGCCCTCTAGCTTCCCTTCAAGCTTAGCTTCCTGATAAACTTTAGTTTGTTTTAACTCACTTAAACCCAGCATTTGCTCAATCTCCTCGCGGCTCTTTTGCGGAAATTTATAGAAAAGAGGCTGGCTTGCTCTAGCAAAGTCACACCATTTTGGAAACTTAGCCCTAAGCCTAATCAAGTATCCTGCTTTGGCTGACTACTTTGAGCTACTTGTTTGACTTGCTCAATATCTAAATCTAAAGCCTCTGCTATCTGTTCTAAAGTTGCGCCTAAGCTCAACATAAAAGGTACTGCTTCTAACTTACCTTCAAGCTTGCCCTCTAACTTACCCTCTAGCTTAGCTTCCTGATAAACTTTAGTTTGTTTTAACTCACTTAAACCCAGCATTTGCTCAATCTCCTCGCGGCTCTTTTGCGGAAATTTGTAGATAATAATCGTCTCTATTAATTGTAGAATTTCCCTCTGGGTGATTTCATCAGCTATTTGTTCTCTAGCAATGTCAATCAACTCTCTGGCTTTTATCCCAGCAGTTGACTCTGGTTCAATTCCTAGCTTGACTGTCTCAATGCCAATAGACTGTTCTGCTGAGTCTAATTCATCGAGATAAATACGTTTTACCCGCTGACTTGTTAATAATTCTATATATCTTTCTGTATCTCCTGTATCAACACTCCGGGTTGGATAAACAACGACTCCGCACCAATTATTAATCAATTCCGTTTTATCCAGGTAAAGAAAGATTTCTGTGATCGAGAGTAGAACCTTTTGTCAGGTTGAAATTGAACTTCCACAAAATAGATAGGTGGCGATGGCGTATTCATTGTAGGAATAAATACACCGTCAATTCGGAAAGCGAGTTGTTTGACTTCAACCGAAGAGAATTGATAAGCGTCTGCGGTTTCTGGGGGTTGGCTGATCAGTTCAAAGAAAATGCTGGGGAAGCTTTGGAACAAACTGTAAAAGATGGTGTCTGTTTTCACGTAGTTTGATGCTACTGAATATAATTTTGTTTTAATCCCAGAAAATTTACTCATTAGCAGTTTGCGATCGCGCCTAGTGCATGCAGGGTTGTTAGGGCGATCGCAAACTACTCATGTACAATTCAAATCTATTGTTTACCCAACAAACTATTAAGGACAAAACAATGTATCACGCGTGTCTCTTCCTGTAGTTGGGTTAGTACCTTTAGCAACTTTGCACAATTTATTTTGCTCATCCTGACGCAGTAGCACATCAGTAAAATCTGCTCCGTCAATAATTGCACCATCAAATTTAGCATTAGCAGCAAATGCACCCTCTAACAGCGCATTTGTCAAATTTGCTCTAATCAGGCGAGCCGAATCTAAAGTCGCATTTCTGAGATCAGCTCCCTCCAAATTTGCCGACTCTAAATTTGCAGCAAAAAAGCTAATGCCACTTAAGTTAGCATGGCTGAAGTTGCTCTGGCGGAGATTAGCTTTAGTAAAGCTGGAGTCTGTTAAATCACGTCCTGAAAAATCAGCCTCAATTAAAATTTCCTTATTGTATTCGAGTGCTAAAGCAGTTGGAGCAAAACCGATAAATGCTGTAATGCCAAATATTCCCCAAAGCAATAAACTGAGTATGCTTGCCCAAATTCGGGTGTTTAACCTAATATTCATACTATTTTTAGTCAATGACTAACCGTCCTCCATCTCATTATCCTGATATTGGTCACCTTGGAGAAGACTTAGTAGCCCAATGGTTGCAATCTACTGGTTGGGTAATTTTGCACCGACGCTTTTCTAGCCGCTGGGGAGAAATTGATATTATTGCCCAATATAACAAAGGAGCAGAGGAGCAGAGACTTCCTCCGCTCAACACTCAGCACTCTACACTGGCATTTGTTGAAGTGAAAACTCGCAGTTCAGGTAATTGGGATGCAGGGGGAAGAAGTGCAGTTACGGCACAAAAGCAAGCAAAACTCTGGCGTACGGCTGAGATGTTTTTGGCTCAGTACCCTGATAAAGCAGATTACCCGTGTCGATTTGATGTTGCTATTGTCTACTGTCAACGGATTTCAAAAAACCTGATTGGGGTTACTGTTACCCAGGAATTTTTAGCTACTGCATCAATAGCTGGATACAAGTTTAAGCTGCAAGAATACATTCCAGCAGCTTTCGACTCTTTAATTGATAATGGGTAATCGGTAATAAATAAAATATTTTAATTACCAATAACCAATCACCACTAATTTTCTAGTCGCTTTATTGCCAAACGGCATCATGCCAAGGTTTCTGGACAGTAGCCCAATCCTCGGACAAACTGTTGCCTAAAGGCTTCGATTTCTTCTCTCTCTGGACTTCCATGAGAGACGATCGCTACCTGATAGCGACGCATTACCTCCACAGGGCATTGCCCCGCTTCCAGACTCCAAAGTGCCATTTGCACCCTCATTGGCGGCTCATAGCTAATTCCTAATTCATTCAGAAAAGCGCGAAAGTCGCCATCTTCTTGAGCTGAGACTTGACCTCTGAGTTTGATCCTAACCACCCAGCCATCAATTTGATGAATGACGGTGACGAACGCAACTGGTGTCTGGGGTCTAGCGTGCAGGTGTTGAACGACCCTCAGAGTTAGACTGGCATTTGCCAGATAATACAAGTATTCCATGTTTAGTTGGTGCTTGGGATCAAAGCCAATCCTACATATCTATATTCGTCAATAGATGCCTGCTTCCGGTAGGGTAAAAGCCCCCGTTTTTTGATGGGGAGGTTTACCCAATTTTCATGTTGAGGTTTCCGTGTTACCTAATAGTATCAATCTTATAGTCTAGGAATGAAATTGAGCGATCATGTCTTAGAGTTCTTTTATGAGCCAAAAAAGCGAAAGCTCAAACCAGTTTTTTGAAGACAGATAAATCTAAATGGAGCAACAATTAGCACAAGCCGATTTGAATAATACTTCTAGCCCACAAGCAAAAGATGTCGAATTAGATTGTTCGATAGCTGGGTATGATTATGAACTACCTCCTGAACTGATTGCCCAAAATCCAGCAGTTCCTAGAGATAGTTCGCGGTTATTGGTAGTGAATTCTCGCACTACAGGCAATGAAACAGCTGCTTTGAATCACATTTTCCGTGATTTACCTGAGCTATTACAGCCTGGGGATTTACTGATAATGAATAATACGAAAGTCATTCCCGCGCGGTTGTATGGCCGTAAATCTACTGGTGCAGAAATCGAAGTATTGCTGTTGGAAGAACGGCAACATAACTGCTGGTTAGCCCTAGTTAAACCAGGAAAACGCTTTAAACGGGGAGCGAAGATTATTTTTGAGGCAAAGAGATTTTCTTTTTCAGGGAGTGGGAGAGTGGGGGAATGGGGGAGTGGGGGAGAAAATAATTCTTCTTTCCCCCCCTCTCCCCCTCTCCCTGTCTCCCCCTCTTCTTCCTTGACGGCTACGGTTATAGAAACAGACGCAGCGACTGGGGGACGTTTGTTGCAATTTGATGTACCAGAGGGAAAAACTTTGGTACAGCTTTTGGAAATATTCGGTGAAGTACCTCTTCCACCCTACATCACTGCTTCGGAAGCTGGTGATGACCAGTACCAGACAGTTTATGCTAAACAACCAGGAGCGATCGCAGCTCCGACAGCAGGGCTACACTTTACACCAGAATTACTAGAAAAGTTGCAAAATCGTGGAATTAATCAAGCTTTTGTGACGCTGCACGTAGGTGTTGGGACTTTTCGCCCTGTGGAAGTGGAGGATGTGACTACCCACCAAATGCATGAAGAATGGATTGAAGTCCCGGCGGCAACGGTGGAGCAAATTCGTGCCACTAAAGCAGCTGGCGGTCGAATTATTGCTGTGGGAACAACGGCAGTACGTGCCTTAGAAGGAGCGTCACAATCTGGCGATTTACAGCCATTTTGCGGCAAGACTGACCTGTTTATCTATCCTGGCTATGAATGGCGGGTGGTAGATGGTTTAATTACAAATTTTCACTTGCCACGTTCCAGTTTGCTGATGCTGGTGAGTGCGCTAATTGGTAGACAACGGTTGTTAAATATATACAAAGAAGCGATCGCTTCTCGTTATCGCTTTTATTCCTTTGGTGATGCCATGCTGATTTTGCCAGAAGCCGTAGAAGTACAGACGCGATGAATCGCGTCTGTACAAGATTGGGAGTGAGGAATTTTGAATTTTGAATTTTATTCTGGGTACTCTGACTTATGAGGATTTAACAACAAGTACAGAGCTGCCATTTTATGTATAAACAGCATCAACTTCAACAGTGGTTTTGCTGCTTTCCCACGGTGGTATGTCACCAAGTTTCTAATTGGCAAAAGCCGCACCTCAATCTTCTCTGTGCTGCATCTGCGATTTTAGTTTTGGCTGCACCAATAATTACTAATTTCCCAGGAAGCAAGCTGCTGGCAGAAAGTGTGATTTCTCAGGATCTCCAAGCAGCTAGCTTTTACCAGCAGGGAGTCACGCGATATAACCGCAATGATTTAGAGGGTGCAGAGAATGCTTTTCGCCAAGCGTTGCAGCATGACCCCAATCTTGGGGCAGCACGGAATTTTTTGGGCAATATCTTGATGCAGCAAAATCGCTTAGACGCAGCGGTAGAAGAATACGCCCAAGCGGTTAAAATTAATCCCAATTTTAGTGAAGCTTATTACAACTTAGGGTTAGCGTTGCACCGACAAGGAGAAAAAGAAGCAGCGATTACTATGTATAAACAGGCCCTTTTGATAGATCCTACAAGGGCAGCAGCTCAGTATAATTTGGGATTAGCATTGTACCAACAAGGACAGTTAGAGCCTGCGATCGCTGCATACCAACAAGCAATTAATTTAGATAGGAACAATGCAAATGCTTACTTTAACTTAGCACTTGCCTTGCAAGAACAAGGAAAAGCAGAGGAAGCGATCGCAGCTTATCGGCAAGTCTTGCAACTAGACCCTAAAAATACCACAGCTTATAGCAACTTGGGAAGTTTGATAGCACTGCAAGGTCAACCATCTGAGGCTATTGCTGTTTATCTACAAGCTATTCGCCAAAATCCCAAGAATGCCTCAGCTTTCTACAACTTGGGTGTGACTTTATACAATCAAGGTGATCTCAAGAAAGCTAGTGCAGCCTTGAAACGCGCCCGTAACGAGTACCGTCAACAAGGCAATGTTGAGCAAGTTGATAAAATTGAGCAGCTAATACAGCAAATTGCTCAGAAAAGAGAACAACCTCAAGCTAGTCAAACAGCCACTCCTTCCCAAACTTCGACCCCTACTAGTAATGTAGCGCCAACACCTGAGTCACAAACACTAAAGCAACCAGAAATCCCTCAAGAGAAACACGCAATTCCTAGCGATGTGCCTGAAGTTGAACAACAGCCTACTTTATTAAGCCCTAGTAAATAATTTCGGAGTTATTAAACTGAGAAGTTAGGAGTTAGTAGATAACTAATACCGTTTTTCTAAAATGTGATGACAGATTCAACACTGAGCGTAGCCGAAGCTTCAATCAGGCAAGGAATTGCGCTTAAGCGCTAGTACGAACGATGTGCTGCTTGCATTTAGAGAATTGGTATAACAACTCCTAGCTTCCAACTCCTGTAGAGACGCGATTAATCGCGTCTCTACTCCAAACTTCTGTACAAACGCGTAGACGCTCGAAGAGCGGCTTCTCGTAAGAATATAATCGCGTCTCGACTCCTAACTTTATTAAATTGGCAAGCGATTAATATCTTTGTTGCAGCCAATAACTACCATTGCTGAACCGCGTTCTAATCGCTTAGTCGGCTCAGGATTAATTTGAAATTTACCATCTTGGCTCACTGCCAGCAAATTCAAACCATAGCGGTTACGAAGTTGAAGTTCGCTGATAGTTTTACCATGAAATTCATCAGGAACAATCAACTCTACAATACTATTATCTGGGTCGAGATCAAATCGCTCTAAAATTGCTGGTTTAGTAAGTGTACGCGCTAAGGCACAACCCGCTTCGTACTCAGGAAAAACAACATGATCTGCTCCCACTCGCCGCAATAGCTTACAATGAACTTCACTTGAAGCTTTAGCAACTACGTGGGGTACACCAGCTTCTTTCACATTCAGTGTAGTGATAATACTTTCCTGAATATAGTTGCCAATCGCCACAATTACTGTATCAAATTCAAAAACTCCAGCTTCTCTTAGTGCGGCTGGTTCGGTAGAGTCTAGCTGCAAGGCATGAGCAACTATTTCTTCTGTTAATGCTTCTGAAACCCGTTTTTCATCAATATCTGTAGCTAGTACTTGATAGCCGAATTTGTGCAGTGTTGAACAGACAGACCGACCAAAACGACCTAACCCAATTACAGCAAACTGGTGGTTATCTTTACGTAAACTGCGAAAAAAACTTAATGATGACAAATTCACATTTATTATCCTTATTATGGCTCCCTGGATCTAGGACAAAAAGCGGTTATACCGCATGAATTAAAAATTTTATTTTTTGCCGGATGATGTATATTTTATCAGTTTTGTCATTTGTCATTTGTATTTGTCATTTGAAAGAATTATGCTCTTCCTATCCATCTACTTTTTTAAAGCTATCCCACTAGTAAATTCTCTTCAGGATAGCGAATTCTGCTTGGTCGCGGGTCTCCTAGTGCTGCTGACATGAGTAGTAATACACCGACTCTGCCAATATACATAGTAATAACTAATATAAGTTTTGCTGCTGTGGAAACACTAGCGGTGATGCCTGTAGAAAGGCCCACGGTGGCGAAAGCTGATACTACTTCAAACAGAATTTGGATAAAATCTAGTTCTGGATCTGTGACGGCAATAAAAATTGTAGATAAAATAACGATCGCTATTGAACCAACCAATACACCAACAGCTTTTAAAATTAAAGGTATTGCTATTTTGCGTTCATATAATAAAACTTCTTCTTTTCCTTGAAGAATTGCTTGAGTGCAACTGGTCAATACTCTCAAAGTTGTAGTTTTAATACCGCCTCCTGTACCGCCAGGGCTAGCACCAAGAAACATCAGCGCAATGGTAATAAATAGACCCGCAGTGGTCATTTTGCCGATATCAATGGTGTTAAAACCAGCAGTTCTAGGAGTAACTGATTGAAACCAAGCTAATAACAACTGGTCACGAAGATTTAAAGATCCAAAGGTTTCAGGATTTCTTGCCTCTATACATAAAAAGGCAATTGTTCCTATAAATAATAGCAATATTGTTGTGCTGGTTGCCACTTTAAAATCTAGTGAAAGTACTAATTTAGCTGGTTTTTTCTGGAAGCGATCGCGTAACCAAATGTACATTTCTAAAATTACTTGATAACCTATTCCCCCAAAGATAATTAGTATGGTTACAGTAAATACTACTAAAAAAGATGACTGATAACCAATCAAGTTATCTTTAAATAAACTAAAACCTGCATTATTCCAAGAATTAATACTATGAAAAATAGCTAACCACAATCCTTTATCCCATCCATAATTAGGGACAAAAGCTGGTAAAAGCAAAAATGTTCCAGTAATTTCAAAAATGAGAGTTGTGGCAATAATTGAACGAATTACTTGAGCGCTACCGCTGATTCCTGGTCGGTCTAAAGCTTGTTGAATTGCTATTTTTTGCCGTAGGTCAAACCTACGCCCAATTAGCAAAATTAAAAAAGTGGTGCTTGTCATGTAGCCCAACCCGCCAATTTGAACTAACAGTGTAATAAACAACTGCCCCCAAAAAGAAAAATAAGTACCAGGATCAACTACTGATAAACCAGTAACACAAACTGCGGATGTTGAGGTGAACAATGCGACAATTGGGTCATTCCAACTACCATTGCTAGTTGAGAAAGGCATCATTAGCAGGATTGTTCCCATTGCGATGACAGCTAGAAATCCTAAGCAAACTGTGCGAGAAACAGTCATAAGTAATTCAAAATTCAATCTTGTTGGGCATCCCAGCAAAAGCAGCTTATTAAGGTAAAATACACAAGTTTTATTCAGTGAGAATAAATGCGGTTTAGCCTAGCTGGAAGCAAAAATACCCTAATTTAATTAAAAACATACATGGTAACCTAAGCAGTATGTTTTTTTAATTCCGCTTCGTCTTACATACATACTGTTTTATTCATGAGTGCTACACTTTACCAGCAAATACAGCAATTCTATGATGCTTCTTCCGGTCTGTGGGAACAGATTTGGGGCGAACATATGCACCACGGCTATTACGGCGCTGATGGTACACAACAAAAAGACCGCCGTCAGGCTCAAATTGATTTAATTGAAGAAATCCTGAATTGGGCAGGGGTACAGACGGCAGAAAATATCCTGGATGTTGGTTGTGGTATTGGTGGCAGTTCTTTATACCTAGCAGAAAAGTTTAATGCTAAAGCGACAGGTATTACACTGAGTCCTGTACAAGCCTCTAGAGCAACAGAACGAGCTTTGGAAGCTAATTTGAGTCTAAGAACACAATTCCAGGTGGCAAATGCTCAAGCAATGCCCTTTGCTGATAATTCTTTTGACTTGGTTTGGTCACTGGAAAGTGGTGAACATATGCCAGATAAAACCAAGTTTCTCCAAGAGTGCTATCGGGTACTGAAACCAAGTGGCAAGTTAATTATGGTGACTTGGTGTCATCGACCGACGGATAATTTACCATTAACGGCGGATGAACAAAAGCACTTGCAGGATATTTATCGAGTCTATTGTTTGCCTTATGTGATTTCTTTGCCAGAGTATGAAAGAATTGCGCGTCAACTTCCGTTAAACAATATCCGGACTGCTGATTGGTCGCAAGCTGTTGCCCCATTTTGGAATGTGGTGATTGATTCCGCGTTTACTCCCCAAGCGCTTTGGGGCTTACTAAATGCCGGTTGGACTACCATCCAAGGGGCGTTGTCGCTTGGATTAATGCGTCGCGGTTATGAACGCGGGTTAGTCCGGTTTGGCTTATTATCTGGTGTTAAGTAATTAATGTAGTGGCGTGGCAAGGCTTTAGCTTAACGCACCTGTTGCTGGCGGTGCGTTAAGCGCTTTAATAATATTATTTGTGATCAATTAGATTGAAATATGCGCTTAACACAATGTCATACCAATTCAATTAATGATTACAACACATCCCTGGTTTAAGACGCGATGAATCGCGTCTCTACAATATGGTCTATTTGTTACATTCTTTTTTCAAATTGGTGTCAGTCGCCTCAACTCGGGAAACCCGCCCACGCAACGCACTGGCTCCCCTAGATTAATTTTATTTTTACTTTATAAATTACCTCTCAGGTAATTGTTGCATAGCTACAATTTAGGGACACAATATTGTTGTGTCCCTACTAACGTAAGCCTATAAAATTTACATACTAAATACAGATGTTTTCTGTATCAGCCACCTGCAACAGCAGGTACAATACTTACTTCATCACCATCTTTCAAGTGTGTATCTGCTCCATCTAAATGGCGGATATCTTCGTCATTCAGGTAAAAATTCACAAACCGCCGTAGCTGTCCTTTTTCATCACACAATCGCGATTTGAAGCCAGGAAAGCTTTGTTCTAAAGAATCCAAAAGTTCAGTAATGGTACTGCCATTGGATTCGATAGTAGCTTGGTTATGAGTCAAACTTTGAAGAACAGTAGGAACTAAAACTTTTACGGTCATAGCAGAAGAAAGTTAAGAGTTAATAGTGAGGAGTGAGGAGTGAGGAGTTAAGAATAAAAAACTCATAACTAACTCATAACTCCTAATTAAACGAGGACTTGTTGCCATTCCAAGCGGTCTAGTGTACGCGATCGCTCTAGGGCGCGTTCAAAACTATCGAGTTTGGCGTCAATCGTCAAAGGTTCGCCAACGTAGCCTT
This region of Nostoc sp. UHCC 0302 genomic DNA includes:
- a CDS encoding methyltransferase domain-containing protein encodes the protein MSATLYQQIQQFYDASSGLWEQIWGEHMHHGYYGADGTQQKDRRQAQIDLIEEILNWAGVQTAENILDVGCGIGGSSLYLAEKFNAKATGITLSPVQASRATERALEANLSLRTQFQVANAQAMPFADNSFDLVWSLESGEHMPDKTKFLQECYRVLKPSGKLIMVTWCHRPTDNLPLTADEQKHLQDIYRVYCLPYVISLPEYERIARQLPLNNIRTADWSQAVAPFWNVVIDSAFTPQALWGLLNAGWTTIQGALSLGLMRRGYERGLVRFGLLSGVK
- a CDS encoding ubiquitin-like small modifier protein 1, which gives rise to MTVKVLVPTVLQSLTHNQATIESNGSTITELLDSLEQSFPGFKSRLCDEKGQLRRFVNFYLNDEDIRHLDGADTHLKDGDEVSIVPAVAGG